One Dysosmobacter welbionis DNA segment encodes these proteins:
- a CDS encoding Ig-like domain-containing protein: MKTQLMKRAAALCLAVVLTLSVNAAALFGGKEKAQPAEGSPTAQALEIRTYRGIPYHAQFLAAGGEGEDLTFTVEKEPKKGTVQIDGASFTYTPEGDSTGSDSFTYTATDSAGRVSQPATVSVTIEKAKSGVTYADTADSTAAVAAQDLAEAGIFTGAKIGDQYYFEPDKPVSRSEFLALVMETAGDEPTAVTMTGFCDDAAIPTWAKAYAAAGVADGIIQGVSTAEGVAFQGDEPITFNEAATVLNRVLAVEDVDLASWYADREAVPSWAAQAVGNMEAVSVLAAGSFGSAAMGETVTRADAAQMLSAAGTLLEGEPAGLFDWLL, translated from the coding sequence TTGAAGACCCAACTGATGAAACGCGCCGCCGCCCTGTGCCTGGCGGTAGTCCTGACCCTGTCCGTCAACGCCGCCGCCCTGTTCGGCGGCAAGGAGAAGGCCCAGCCGGCAGAGGGGAGCCCCACGGCCCAGGCGCTGGAGATCCGCACCTACCGGGGCATTCCCTATCACGCCCAGTTTCTGGCCGCGGGCGGCGAGGGAGAGGACCTGACCTTCACCGTGGAGAAAGAGCCCAAAAAGGGCACCGTCCAGATTGACGGCGCCAGCTTCACCTATACCCCAGAGGGGGATTCCACCGGAAGCGACAGCTTCACCTATACCGCCACCGACAGCGCCGGACGCGTGTCTCAACCCGCTACGGTGAGCGTCACCATTGAGAAGGCCAAGTCTGGCGTCACCTATGCGGACACGGCGGACAGCACCGCCGCGGTGGCCGCGCAGGACCTGGCGGAGGCGGGGATTTTCACCGGTGCCAAGATCGGAGACCAGTACTACTTTGAGCCGGATAAGCCCGTCTCCCGCAGCGAGTTTCTGGCCCTGGTAATGGAGACCGCCGGGGACGAACCCACCGCCGTTACCATGACCGGCTTCTGTGATGACGCGGCCATCCCCACCTGGGCCAAGGCCTACGCCGCGGCCGGCGTCGCGGACGGCATCATTCAGGGCGTCTCCACAGCGGAGGGCGTGGCCTTCCAGGGAGATGAGCCCATCACCTTCAATGAGGCGGCTACCGTGCTCAACCGCGTCCTGGCGGTGGAGGATGTGGATCTGGCCAGCTGGTACGCAGACCGGGAGGCAGTGCCCTCCTGGGCAGCCCAGGCCGTGGGGAACATGGAGGCGGTCAGCGTCCTCGCCGCGGGCAGCTTCGGCAGCGCCGCCATGGGAGAGACCGTCACCCGGGCGGACGCGGCCCAGATGCTCTCCGCCGCCGGCACCCTGCTGGAGGGAGAACCGGCCGGCCTCTTCGACTGGCTCCTCTGA
- a CDS encoding FtsW/RodA/SpoVE family cell cycle protein, with amino-acid sequence METPMWNRLKAILADFIQQADLVLLGLCCAATLYGMALIASATRYLNIGGIVRYVGVQGAAMVLGICAYIFMSMLDLERLMRRWKWLVAFNVVFIALLLTPFGVSDNTGNTAWLKFPFLPFSIGPAEVVKITFTLLLAKQLEWLREVKRDLKSFPSALMVAGHTIALMGWYVGISGDMGNGLTFFFIFLCMAFVAGFALRWFVLLFAGSGAAIAASVALGLMPDYMINRFRVLFDHSYDTLGAGWQQTRGLLALGSGGLFGQGYMQGTQTQAGEGSLPARHTDFIFCVCGEELGMIGCLVVIALLAAIIIRVLLVARRAETPFHCYVCVGVAAMLIFQTVVNIGMCLFVMPVIGLTLPFFSYGGSSLLTLYAAMGVVSGIKKRSPVVRRPGRPLG; translated from the coding sequence ATGGAAACGCCCATGTGGAACCGACTGAAAGCCATTCTGGCAGACTTCATCCAGCAGGCCGACCTGGTGCTGCTGGGGCTCTGCTGCGCCGCCACCCTGTACGGCATGGCGCTGATCGCCAGCGCCACCCGGTATCTGAACATCGGCGGCATCGTGCGATATGTGGGCGTCCAGGGGGCGGCCATGGTGCTGGGCATCTGCGCCTATATCTTCATGTCCATGTTGGACCTGGAGCGGCTGATGCGACGGTGGAAGTGGCTTGTGGCCTTCAACGTCGTGTTCATCGCCCTGCTGCTGACACCTTTTGGCGTCTCGGACAACACGGGCAACACCGCATGGCTGAAATTTCCCTTTCTCCCCTTCAGCATCGGCCCGGCGGAGGTGGTGAAGATCACCTTCACCCTGCTGCTGGCCAAGCAGTTGGAGTGGCTGCGGGAGGTGAAGCGGGATCTGAAATCCTTCCCCTCCGCCCTGATGGTGGCGGGGCACACCATCGCCCTGATGGGGTGGTACGTGGGGATTTCCGGGGATATGGGCAACGGCCTGACATTTTTCTTCATCTTTCTGTGCATGGCCTTTGTGGCAGGCTTCGCTCTGCGGTGGTTCGTCCTGCTGTTCGCCGGCAGCGGGGCAGCCATTGCCGCCTCGGTGGCTCTGGGCCTGATGCCGGACTATATGATCAACCGTTTCCGGGTCCTGTTTGACCACTCCTATGATACCCTGGGAGCAGGCTGGCAGCAGACCCGGGGCCTGCTGGCCCTGGGCTCCGGCGGCCTCTTCGGCCAGGGATACATGCAGGGCACCCAGACTCAGGCGGGGGAGGGGTCCCTGCCGGCCCGGCACACGGACTTCATCTTCTGTGTCTGCGGGGAGGAGCTGGGGATGATCGGCTGTCTTGTTGTGATCGCCCTGCTGGCGGCCATCATCATCCGGGTGCTGCTGGTAGCCCGCCGGGCTGAGACGCCCTTCCACTGCTATGTCTGTGTGGGTGTGGCGGCCATGCTGATCTTCCAGACTGTGGTGAACATCGGTATGTGCCTGTTTGTGATGCCCGTGATCGGTCTGACCCTGCCGTTCTTCAGCTACGGCGGGTCCTCGCTGTTGACGCTGTATGCCGCCATGGGCGTGGTGTCCGGCATCAAAAAGCGATCCCCTGTGGTCCGCCGTCCGGGCAGGCCCCTGGGGTGA
- the abc-f gene encoding ribosomal protection-like ABC-F family protein: MIEIQVNNLVKSFEVGKNVLDGLTFQVDQGERVGLLGRNGAGKTTLFKILTGELDYDEGTVVVGQGRRVGLISQIPVYPAGCTVEDVLRSAFARLESLAEEMRALEARMAAGESDPAILKRYGTLSERFEAFGGYDTDVAVNKIANGLSIPDSQRSQLFDSLSGGEKTRVNLGRLILEDTDILLLDEPTNHLDLHATEWLEEYIRSFHGTVVTISHDRYFLDRTVTRVIEIQDGKAEFYSGNYSFYAVEKERRYQERMKQYEKEQAKIAQLEKAAEQLRVWAFMGMDKTYRRAISMEKRIERMRTTSKPTKARKMDARFSSAEFHGDEVLGIRNVSKSYGDKHLFEGISLKVEGGERIALIGDNGTGKSTLIKMIVGELYPDDGRIKTGPQVKEAYLPQIVRFDHPDWNLVENMMAAKKGLSAQSARNRLAAYDFRGEDVFKPVSVLSGGEQSRLRLCMLMDDEINFLILDEPTNHLDIDSREWIEEAVEAYDGTLLFVSHDRYFINRFATRIWELTDGTITDYPCGFAQYRQMKAQEEAEKAAAPKPEKEREKPAAERPQRGNKAQQAARRQLTICERDIAKAEERIAALEADMEAAACDYEKLNELVGQKDAAQAELDALYERWEQLSEEAEG; encoded by the coding sequence ATGATTGAGATTCAAGTGAACAACCTGGTGAAGTCCTTTGAGGTGGGGAAGAACGTCCTGGACGGCCTCACCTTTCAGGTGGACCAGGGGGAGCGGGTGGGGCTGCTGGGCCGCAACGGCGCGGGCAAGACCACCCTGTTCAAGATACTGACCGGCGAGCTGGACTACGACGAGGGCACCGTCGTGGTGGGCCAGGGCCGGCGGGTGGGCCTGATCTCCCAGATCCCCGTCTACCCCGCCGGCTGCACAGTAGAGGATGTGCTGCGCTCCGCCTTCGCCCGGCTGGAGAGCCTGGCGGAGGAGATGCGGGCCCTGGAGGCCCGGATGGCCGCCGGGGAGAGCGACCCTGCCATTTTGAAGCGGTACGGCACATTAAGCGAGCGGTTTGAGGCATTTGGCGGCTATGACACAGATGTGGCGGTGAATAAGATCGCCAACGGCCTGTCCATTCCGGACAGCCAGCGGTCCCAGCTGTTCGACAGCCTCTCCGGCGGGGAAAAGACCCGGGTGAACCTGGGCCGCCTCATCCTGGAGGACACGGACATCCTGCTGCTGGACGAGCCCACCAACCACTTGGACCTCCACGCTACCGAGTGGCTGGAGGAGTACATTCGCTCTTTCCACGGCACGGTGGTCACCATCTCCCACGACCGGTATTTCCTGGACCGCACCGTCACCCGGGTCATCGAGATCCAGGACGGGAAAGCGGAGTTTTACAGCGGGAATTACAGCTTCTACGCCGTGGAGAAGGAACGCCGCTACCAGGAGCGGATGAAGCAGTACGAAAAAGAGCAGGCCAAGATCGCACAGTTGGAGAAGGCGGCGGAGCAATTGCGGGTCTGGGCTTTCATGGGCATGGACAAGACCTACCGCCGGGCCATCTCCATGGAAAAGCGCATCGAGCGGATGCGGACCACCTCCAAACCCACCAAGGCGCGGAAGATGGACGCCCGGTTCTCCTCCGCAGAGTTCCACGGGGACGAGGTGCTGGGCATCCGGAACGTGTCCAAGTCCTACGGGGACAAGCACCTCTTTGAGGGCATCAGCCTGAAGGTGGAGGGGGGCGAGCGCATCGCCCTCATCGGCGACAACGGCACCGGAAAGTCCACCCTTATCAAGATGATCGTGGGGGAGCTGTATCCGGACGACGGCCGCATCAAAACCGGCCCCCAGGTGAAGGAGGCATACCTGCCCCAGATCGTCCGCTTCGACCACCCAGACTGGAACCTGGTGGAGAATATGATGGCGGCGAAAAAGGGCCTCTCGGCCCAGTCGGCCCGAAACCGGCTGGCGGCATACGACTTCCGGGGCGAGGACGTGTTCAAGCCGGTGTCGGTGCTCTCCGGCGGGGAGCAGAGCCGCCTGCGGCTGTGCATGCTGATGGATGACGAGATCAACTTCCTGATCCTGGACGAGCCCACCAACCATCTGGACATCGACTCCCGGGAGTGGATCGAGGAGGCGGTGGAGGCCTACGACGGCACGCTGCTGTTTGTCAGCCATGACCGGTACTTCATCAACCGCTTCGCCACCCGGATCTGGGAGCTGACGGATGGCACCATCACGGATTATCCCTGCGGCTTTGCCCAATACCGGCAGATGAAGGCTCAGGAGGAGGCGGAGAAGGCCGCCGCTCCCAAGCCGGAGAAGGAGCGGGAAAAGCCCGCTGCGGAGCGGCCCCAGCGGGGCAACAAGGCTCAGCAGGCGGCCCGACGGCAGCTGACCATCTGTGAGCGGGACATCGCCAAGGCGGAGGAGCGCATCGCCGCTCTGGAGGCAGATATGGAGGCCGCGGCCTGCGACTATGAGAAGCTGAACGAGCTGGTGGGGCAGAAGGACGCCGCCCAGGCGGAGCTGGACGCCCTGTACGAAAGGTGGGAGCAGCTCAGTGAAGAGGCAGAGGGCTAA
- a CDS encoding D-alanine--D-alanine ligase family protein yields MIMTTHRRAVKIEGTGNEHEDRCIGGGISTERAVSLVTGTGVCRALRENGHRAILVDLFLGLEEVPADLETLFDAPDGLCPDAKIEVEAPDLETVKRGRKDQGPSHIGPHVLDICQKADLVFLGLHGMDGEDGRIQAALDLLGVPYTGAGHLASAVAMDKAVSKQILDACGIPTPKWRLLSYGLDEAEPLAQTLPMPCVIKTIGGGSSLGVYLPEDRTELKRALEEVLRYGAKVLAEERIYGRELTVAVLGDRWLPAVETVPAGKEFDYVAKYQAGAAVETCPADVPPAVMQAAGELALRTHRALGLEVYSRTDMILDKDGNLWVLEANSLPGMTPNSFVPKEAAAVGMSYNQLCEEIVRLSCDVKRRG; encoded by the coding sequence ATGATTATGACTACCCATCGGAGAGCAGTCAAGATAGAAGGGACTGGAAACGAGCATGAAGATCGTTGTATTGGCGGGGGAATCTCCACAGAGCGGGCGGTCTCCCTGGTGACGGGCACCGGCGTGTGCCGCGCCCTGCGGGAAAACGGCCATCGGGCCATCCTGGTGGATCTGTTCCTGGGGCTGGAGGAGGTCCCGGCGGACCTGGAGACCCTGTTTGACGCGCCCGACGGCCTGTGCCCCGACGCGAAGATCGAGGTGGAGGCGCCGGACCTGGAGACGGTGAAGCGCGGCCGGAAGGATCAGGGCCCCAGCCACATCGGCCCCCACGTGCTGGACATCTGCCAGAAGGCGGACCTGGTGTTCCTGGGCCTCCACGGTATGGACGGGGAGGACGGCCGCATCCAGGCCGCCCTGGATTTACTGGGCGTGCCCTACACCGGCGCGGGTCATCTGGCCTCCGCTGTCGCCATGGACAAGGCGGTTTCCAAGCAGATTCTGGACGCGTGCGGCATCCCCACCCCCAAGTGGCGGCTGCTGTCCTATGGACTGGATGAGGCGGAGCCCCTGGCCCAGACGCTGCCTATGCCCTGCGTCATCAAGACCATCGGGGGCGGTTCGTCCCTGGGGGTGTACTTACCGGAGGACCGGACGGAGCTGAAGCGGGCCCTGGAGGAGGTGCTGCGCTACGGCGCCAAGGTCCTGGCGGAGGAGCGGATCTACGGCCGGGAGCTGACAGTGGCGGTCCTGGGGGACCGCTGGCTGCCGGCGGTGGAGACCGTGCCCGCCGGAAAGGAATTTGACTACGTGGCCAAGTACCAGGCCGGCGCGGCGGTGGAGACCTGTCCGGCCGATGTGCCGCCCGCGGTGATGCAGGCCGCCGGTGAGCTGGCCCTGCGGACCCACCGGGCGTTGGGATTGGAGGTCTACTCCCGCACGGACATGATTCTGGACAAAGACGGAAATCTGTGGGTGCTGGAGGCCAACTCCCTGCCGGGCATGACCCCCAACAGCTTTGTCCCCAAGGAGGCCGCCGCCGTGGGCATGAGCTACAACCAGCTCTGCGAGGAGATCGTGCGGCTCTCCTGCGACGTGAAGAGAAGAGGGTGA
- a CDS encoding UDP-N-acetylmuramoyl-tripeptide--D-alanyl-D-alanine ligase, which yields MTIPEIISAVDGTWLNPRKGAAPVTAVCTDSRKIAPGCLFLPWVGERFDGHDFIDRALDAGAAGCLCARRPELLRPDKFYIQVADTRLALRALASAYRDRFAIPFVQVTGSVGKTTTKEMLAAVLGAKLRVLKTPENFNNDIGTPLTLLGLGPEHQAAVIETGMNHFGEIRYLGEMVRPDIAVISNIGDAHIEHLGSREGILKAKSEIFENLKPEGLAVLNGDDALLNTLDLPFRTVRCGRSEHCAVRVMDMADHGVAGITCTVVSPRDTYHLTIPAPGEHMAYSAAIAVAVGEELGLSTEEITRGAASYEPAGSRMRVLRLRDGRLVLDDCYNANPQSVTAALEILAKTECGRKVAVLGDMGELGDLTDQAHYNMGALAAMLGIDEVVAIGAKAEKIADGAAQSGGSVTHFATKEEAVHELTDQLGTDTAMLVKASHAMHFGWIVEQLKQAYD from the coding sequence ATGACCATTCCTGAGATCATATCCGCTGTGGACGGCACCTGGCTGAATCCCCGGAAGGGGGCGGCCCCCGTCACCGCTGTGTGCACCGACAGCCGGAAGATTGCCCCCGGCTGCCTGTTCCTGCCCTGGGTGGGGGAGCGGTTCGACGGCCATGACTTCATCGACAGGGCCCTGGACGCGGGAGCCGCCGGGTGCTTGTGCGCCCGGAGGCCGGAGCTGCTGCGGCCAGACAAGTTCTATATCCAGGTGGCGGACACCCGGCTGGCCCTGCGGGCCCTGGCGTCCGCCTACCGGGACCGGTTCGCCATCCCCTTTGTCCAGGTCACCGGCAGCGTGGGCAAGACCACCACAAAGGAGATGCTGGCGGCGGTGCTGGGGGCGAAGCTCCGGGTGCTGAAGACACCGGAGAACTTCAACAACGACATCGGCACGCCCCTGACCCTGCTGGGCCTGGGGCCGGAGCATCAGGCGGCGGTGATCGAGACCGGGATGAACCACTTCGGGGAGATCCGCTATTTGGGGGAGATGGTGCGGCCGGACATCGCCGTCATCTCCAACATCGGTGACGCCCATATCGAGCATCTGGGCAGCCGGGAGGGGATCCTCAAGGCCAAGAGCGAGATTTTTGAGAACCTGAAGCCGGAGGGACTGGCGGTCCTTAACGGGGATGACGCCCTGCTGAACACCCTGGACCTGCCCTTCCGGACCGTCCGCTGCGGACGGTCGGAGCACTGCGCCGTCCGGGTGATGGACATGGCCGACCACGGCGTGGCGGGAATTACCTGCACCGTCGTGTCCCCCCGGGACACCTATCACCTGACCATCCCTGCGCCGGGAGAGCACATGGCCTACTCTGCCGCCATCGCCGTGGCGGTGGGAGAGGAGCTGGGCCTTTCCACGGAGGAGATCACCCGGGGCGCGGCTTCGTATGAACCCGCCGGATCCCGGATGCGGGTGCTTCGTCTGCGGGACGGGCGGCTGGTGCTGGATGACTGCTACAACGCCAATCCCCAGTCCGTCACTGCGGCCCTGGAGATCCTGGCCAAGACTGAGTGCGGCCGGAAGGTGGCCGTGCTGGGGGACATGGGGGAACTGGGGGACCTGACGGACCAGGCCCACTACAACATGGGCGCCCTGGCCGCCATGCTGGGCATCGACGAGGTGGTGGCCATCGGCGCCAAGGCGGAGAAGATCGCCGACGGCGCCGCCCAGAGCGGCGGCTCCGTCACCCATTTTGCCACCAAGGAGGAGGCCGTCCACGAATTGACTGACCAGCTGGGCACCGACACTGCCATGCTGGTGAAGGCGTCCCACGCCATGCACTTTGGCTGGATCGTGGAGCAGTTGAAACAAGCGTATGATTGA
- a CDS encoding flavodoxin family protein: MSDILCIYYSRTGNTKKAMEEIAAALDAELAELRDNADRSGWRGWLRCGLDAMRKDTRPVAPLETARPLGDYRLVILGTPVWAGRSSAVMRSFLKDRGGEIRNAAYVLTRSSGSQYQEVYRQMDLCVPAGHLAAVSLRSGDVGWAFWQEEFLRQVRAFLEGQ, translated from the coding sequence ATGAGCGATATCTTATGTATCTATTACTCCCGGACGGGGAACACCAAGAAGGCCATGGAGGAGATTGCCGCCGCCCTGGACGCGGAGCTGGCGGAGCTGCGGGACAACGCGGACCGGAGCGGCTGGCGGGGCTGGCTGCGCTGTGGGCTGGACGCCATGCGCAAAGACACCCGCCCCGTGGCCCCGTTGGAGACAGCCCGTCCCCTGGGGGACTACCGCTTGGTGATTCTGGGCACACCGGTGTGGGCCGGGCGATCCAGCGCCGTCATGCGGTCGTTTCTGAAAGACCGGGGCGGGGAGATCCGCAACGCGGCCTATGTGCTGACCCGCAGCAGCGGCTCCCAGTACCAGGAGGTTTATCGCCAGATGGATCTCTGTGTGCCCGCCGGTCATCTGGCGGCGGTGTCCTTGCGGAGCGGGGACGTGGGCTGGGCATTCTGGCAGGAGGAGTTTCTCCGCCAGGTCCGGGCCTTTCTGGAGGGGCAGTAG
- the prfA gene encoding peptide chain release factor 1, with translation MQEKLKELALRYEDLQAQLADPSVYGDAERLKTVNRELKDLTPVAEAYQAYRQAEADRAAAEELLSDPEMRELAQEELTAAREEMERLRQELKLLLLPKDPNDRKNVILEIRAGTGGEEAALFAASLLRMYTMYAAARGWRTDTVELNETELGGVKECSVLIEGEGAWSRLKFESGVHRVQRVPVTESNGRIQTSAATVAVLPEAEGVDVKLDPADIEMQVYRASGAGGQHVNKTSSAVRLIHRPTGLVVECQQERSQFQNRDKAMRLLASRLYEIEREKQDADIARERKSQVGSGDRSEKIRTYNFPQGRVTDHRIGLTLYRIDAVLDGELDELIDALVTADQAEKLKNGGGEP, from the coding sequence ATGCAGGAAAAACTGAAGGAGCTGGCCCTGCGGTATGAGGACCTGCAAGCCCAGCTGGCAGACCCGTCTGTCTATGGCGACGCGGAGCGGCTGAAGACTGTGAATCGGGAGCTGAAGGACCTGACTCCGGTGGCAGAGGCGTACCAGGCATACCGGCAGGCGGAGGCGGACCGAGCCGCGGCGGAGGAGCTGCTCTCCGACCCGGAGATGCGGGAGTTGGCCCAGGAGGAGCTGACCGCCGCACGGGAAGAGATGGAGCGGCTACGGCAGGAGCTGAAGCTCCTGCTGCTGCCCAAGGATCCCAATGACCGGAAGAACGTGATCCTGGAGATCCGGGCGGGTACCGGCGGCGAGGAGGCGGCGCTGTTCGCCGCGTCGCTGCTGCGGATGTACACCATGTACGCTGCCGCCCGGGGCTGGAGGACTGACACCGTGGAGCTGAACGAGACGGAGCTGGGGGGCGTGAAGGAGTGCAGCGTCCTTATCGAGGGCGAGGGCGCCTGGTCCCGGCTGAAATTCGAGAGCGGCGTCCACCGGGTCCAGCGGGTGCCGGTGACGGAGTCCAATGGCCGCATCCAGACCTCCGCCGCCACGGTGGCCGTGCTGCCGGAGGCGGAAGGGGTGGACGTGAAGCTGGACCCTGCGGACATCGAGATGCAGGTCTACCGGGCCAGCGGCGCGGGTGGCCAGCATGTGAACAAGACGTCCTCCGCCGTGCGGCTGATCCACCGGCCCACCGGCCTGGTAGTGGAATGCCAGCAGGAGCGCAGCCAGTTCCAGAACCGGGACAAGGCCATGCGCCTTTTGGCGTCAAGATTGTATGAGATCGAGCGGGAAAAGCAGGATGCCGACATCGCCAGAGAGCGGAAGAGTCAGGTGGGCAGCGGCGACCGCAGCGAGAAGATCCGCACCTACAACTTCCCCCAGGGCCGGGTGACGGATCACCGGATCGGCCTGACGCTGTACCGGATCGACGCAGTCCTGGACGGGGAACTGGATGAGCTCATCGACGCCCTGGTGACCGCCGACCAGGCGGAGAAGCTGAAGAACGGCGGCGGGGAACCATAA
- a CDS encoding L-threonylcarbamoyladenylate synthase, whose amino-acid sequence MQTRYFDLRDTKGQQKEIEDKIGAAAKILRDGGLVGIPTETVYGLGANALDGTAVKRIFEAKGRPQDNPLIIHVTGAQWLPRYCADVPPLAYVLARKFWPGPLTMILKRRPIIPDETTAGLDTVAVRCPNHPVTLAIIREAGIPIAAPSANLSGRPSCTTAQDVLEDMDGRISGVVDGGPCAVGVESTILDLTCDPPRLLRPGGLPLEDLERLIGKIDVDKAVNGALAEGEKPKAPGMKYRHYAPKAPVTVITGAPEKSAQEILRRVGPTSGVICFEEFADLFREQEVHTLGPVGDKLVQAQRVFDALRTFDTSDVTEIFAQCPDNRGLGLAIGNRLKKAAGFHVVEADSERVVLGLTGGTGAGKSSALRAIRSLGGEVIDCDALYHEMLETCAPLRDEIGVSFPGAFDAAGQLDRRKLGQEVFSHKDRLEQLNGIVARHLVPEVRRRLAASESKIFAIDAINLLEGGLDQLCDRTIAVTAPLELRVRRIMARDNITEQYARLRISAQQPDEYYRGKCDCELNNAADTAAAFEMEAREFFQRLIDTIKEEKAHGKQGI is encoded by the coding sequence ATGCAGACACGATATTTTGACCTGCGGGACACCAAGGGTCAGCAGAAGGAGATCGAGGACAAGATCGGCGCAGCGGCCAAGATCCTGCGGGACGGCGGCCTGGTGGGCATCCCCACGGAGACGGTGTACGGCTTGGGGGCCAACGCTCTGGACGGCACCGCGGTGAAGCGGATCTTTGAGGCCAAGGGCCGGCCCCAGGACAATCCCCTCATCATCCATGTGACCGGCGCCCAGTGGCTGCCCCGCTACTGCGCCGACGTGCCGCCCCTGGCCTATGTGCTGGCCCGGAAATTCTGGCCCGGCCCCCTGACTATGATCCTGAAGCGGCGGCCCATCATCCCGGACGAGACCACCGCCGGGCTGGACACGGTGGCGGTGCGCTGCCCCAACCACCCGGTGACGCTGGCGATCATCCGGGAGGCGGGCATCCCCATCGCGGCCCCCAGCGCCAACCTCTCCGGCCGGCCCAGCTGCACGACTGCCCAGGACGTGCTGGAGGATATGGACGGCCGGATCAGCGGCGTGGTGGACGGCGGTCCCTGTGCGGTGGGTGTGGAGTCCACGATTCTGGACCTGACCTGCGACCCGCCCAGGCTGCTGCGTCCCGGCGGACTGCCCCTGGAGGACCTGGAGCGGCTCATCGGCAAGATCGACGTGGATAAGGCCGTCAACGGCGCCCTGGCGGAGGGCGAGAAGCCCAAAGCCCCCGGCATGAAGTACCGCCACTACGCCCCCAAGGCGCCGGTCACCGTCATCACCGGCGCGCCGGAGAAGTCCGCCCAGGAGATCCTGCGGCGGGTGGGGCCCACTTCCGGCGTCATCTGCTTCGAGGAGTTTGCGGATCTGTTCCGGGAGCAGGAGGTCCACACCCTGGGGCCTGTAGGCGACAAGCTGGTCCAGGCCCAGCGGGTGTTCGACGCCCTGCGGACCTTTGACACCAGCGATGTGACGGAGATCTTCGCCCAGTGCCCGGACAACCGGGGATTGGGTCTGGCCATCGGCAACCGGCTGAAAAAGGCCGCCGGCTTCCATGTGGTGGAGGCGGACAGTGAGCGGGTGGTGCTGGGCCTCACCGGCGGCACCGGCGCGGGCAAGTCCAGCGCCCTGCGGGCCATCCGCTCCCTGGGGGGCGAGGTCATCGACTGCGACGCCCTGTACCATGAGATGCTGGAGACCTGCGCTCCCCTGCGGGATGAGATCGGTGTCTCCTTCCCCGGCGCGTTTGACGCAGCCGGCCAACTGGACCGGCGCAAGCTGGGACAGGAGGTCTTCTCCCACAAGGACCGGCTGGAGCAGCTCAACGGCATTGTGGCCCGCCATCTGGTGCCGGAGGTGCGGCGGCGCTTGGCGGCGTCGGAGAGCAAGATCTTCGCCATCGATGCCATCAACCTGCTGGAGGGCGGGCTGGACCAGCTGTGCGACCGGACGATAGCCGTCACCGCGCCTTTGGAACTGCGGGTCCGGCGGATCATGGCCCGGGACAACATCACAGAGCAGTACGCCCGCCTGCGGATCTCCGCCCAGCAGCCGGACGAGTACTACCGGGGCAAGTGCGACTGTGAGCTGAATAACGCCGCCGATACCGCCGCGGCCTTTGAAATGGAGGCCCGGGAGTTTTTCCAGCGGCTGATCGACACCATCAAGGAGGAAAAAGCACATGGAAAGCAAGGAATTTAA
- a CDS encoding YdcF family protein: MKRQRAKQRPLYRYDVYRGRRRGQARLIGAAGCAVFGLLLVLIRSLGIRFSGFLLLGLAALLVLSWLLDRLAAGNHRWRLIRRGFYGCLTVGLAALLGLEVFIINRGRSDMTPLPADAVIVLGAGVNGTEPSLSLRTRLDAALDYLEAHPEIPVVLTGGTGYGEEISEAACMYDYLTAHGVEPGRLILEDQASNTAENFALSKPLLYEAGVDPAEGRVAVVTNDFHIARSELIAAREGYGDVAGIPAPLPWVHLEINYTLREAFAMVKTFLFD; encoded by the coding sequence GTGAAGAGGCAGAGGGCTAAACAGCGGCCCCTGTACCGGTACGATGTCTACCGGGGCCGCAGAAGAGGACAGGCCCGGCTGATCGGGGCGGCGGGCTGCGCCGTTTTCGGCCTGCTTCTGGTGCTGATCCGGAGCCTGGGCATCCGGTTTTCCGGCTTTCTGCTGCTGGGGCTGGCGGCGCTCCTGGTGCTTTCCTGGCTGCTGGATCGCCTGGCCGCCGGAAATCACCGCTGGCGGCTGATCCGCCGGGGCTTTTATGGCTGCCTTACGGTGGGACTGGCTGCGCTGCTGGGGCTGGAGGTCTTTATCATTAACCGGGGGCGCAGCGACATGACGCCCCTGCCGGCAGACGCGGTCATCGTCCTGGGAGCGGGGGTCAACGGCACGGAGCCGTCGTTGTCCCTGCGGACCCGGCTGGACGCGGCCCTGGACTATCTGGAGGCCCACCCGGAGATCCCGGTGGTGCTCACCGGCGGCACCGGCTATGGCGAGGAGATCAGCGAGGCGGCGTGCATGTACGACTACCTCACGGCCCATGGCGTGGAGCCGGGGCGGCTGATTCTGGAGGATCAGGCATCCAACACGGCGGAGAACTTCGCCCTCTCCAAGCCCCTGCTGTATGAGGCGGGGGTCGACCCAGCGGAGGGACGGGTGGCTGTTGTCACCAACGACTTTCACATCGCCCGGTCGGAGCTGATCGCCGCCCGGGAGGGCTACGGAGACGTGGCCGGGATCCCAGCGCCGCTGCCCTGGGTTCATTTGGAGATCAATTACACCCTGCGGGAGGCCTTTGCCATGGTAAAGACCTTTCTGTTTGACTGA